A window of Panicum virgatum strain AP13 chromosome 8K, P.virgatum_v5, whole genome shotgun sequence contains these coding sequences:
- the LOC120644748 gene encoding 3-oxoacyl-[acyl-carrier-protein] synthase, mitochondrial-like isoform X3, with product METAGGTLEQLPSRVVAAVPRGKGEDEFGEEAWTKDKSISGFISYALCAADEALKMQIGCLQKMRRKKKRESIGGGIGSISNILDASQMTLKISILINMASGHVSMRYGFQINFLVTIRHSYACATAAQAICDATRMILFGDADVMVAGGTESTIDALSIGGFSRQVKAICLTYRSKIPS from the exons ATGGAGACGGCAGGGGGGACGCTCGAGCAGCTCCCGTCCAGggtcgtcgccgccgtgccgcgcggGAAGGGCGAGGACGAGTTCGGCGAGGAGGCGTGGACCAAG GATAAATCTATATCAGGATTTATATCCTATGCTCTCTGTGCAGCTGATGAGGCTTTGAAGATGCAAATTGGTTGCCTtcagaagatgagaagaaagaaaaaacg GGAGTCTATTGGTGGAGGGATTGGAAGCATCTCAAACATTTTAGATGCATCACAAATGACATTGAAAATATCT ATTTTGATCAACATGGCATCAGGCCACGTCAGCATGAGATATGGTTTCCAGATAAACTTCCTTGTTACCATTAGGCATAGCTATG CTTGTGCGACCGCTGCTCAAGCTATTTGTGATGCTACACGGATGATTCTATTTGGAGATGCCGATGTGATGGTGGCTGGTGGAACAGAGTCCACTATCGATGCTTTGTCTATAGGTGGATTTTCTAGGCAA GTTAAGGCCATTTGTCTAACATACAGATCCAAAATCCCATCTTGA
- the LOC120644748 gene encoding 3-oxoacyl-[acyl-carrier-protein] synthase, mitochondrial-like isoform X1 has protein sequence MIKLKRKQVAVESELKEMQGRRYLELSMQFAEVEGERQKLKMGVNFDKSISGFISYALCAADEALKMQIGCLQKMRRKKKRESIGGGIGSISNILDASQMTLKISILINMASGHVSMRYGFQINFLVTIRHSYACATAAQAICDATRMILFGDADVMVAGGTESTIDALSIGGFSRQVKAICLTYRSKIPS, from the exons ATGATTAAGTTGAAAAGAAAGCAGGTAGCAGTAGAAAGTGAGCTAAAGGAAATGCAGGGTAGGAGGTACTTAGAACTCAGCATGCAGTTTGCCGAAGTGGAGGGAGAAAGGCAGAAGCTGAAAATGGGAGTAAATTTT GATAAATCTATATCAGGATTTATATCCTATGCTCTCTGTGCAGCTGATGAGGCTTTGAAGATGCAAATTGGTTGCCTtcagaagatgagaagaaagaaaaaacg GGAGTCTATTGGTGGAGGGATTGGAAGCATCTCAAACATTTTAGATGCATCACAAATGACATTGAAAATATCT ATTTTGATCAACATGGCATCAGGCCACGTCAGCATGAGATATGGTTTCCAGATAAACTTCCTTGTTACCATTAGGCATAGCTATG CTTGTGCGACCGCTGCTCAAGCTATTTGTGATGCTACACGGATGATTCTATTTGGAGATGCCGATGTGATGGTGGCTGGTGGAACAGAGTCCACTATCGATGCTTTGTCTATAGGTGGATTTTCTAGGCAA GTTAAGGCCATTTGTCTAACATACAGATCCAAAATCCCATCTTGA
- the LOC120644748 gene encoding 3-oxoacyl-[acyl-carrier-protein] synthase, mitochondrial-like isoform X2: MIKLKRKQVAVESELKEMQGRRYLELSMQFAEVEGERQKLKMGVNFDKSISGFISYALCAADEALKMQIGCLQKMRRKKKRESIGGGIGSISNILDASQMTLKISILINMASGHVSMRYGFQINFLVTIRHSYACATAAQAICDATRMILFGDADVMVAGGTESTIDALSIGGFSRLRPFV, translated from the exons ATGATTAAGTTGAAAAGAAAGCAGGTAGCAGTAGAAAGTGAGCTAAAGGAAATGCAGGGTAGGAGGTACTTAGAACTCAGCATGCAGTTTGCCGAAGTGGAGGGAGAAAGGCAGAAGCTGAAAATGGGAGTAAATTTT GATAAATCTATATCAGGATTTATATCCTATGCTCTCTGTGCAGCTGATGAGGCTTTGAAGATGCAAATTGGTTGCCTtcagaagatgagaagaaagaaaaaacg GGAGTCTATTGGTGGAGGGATTGGAAGCATCTCAAACATTTTAGATGCATCACAAATGACATTGAAAATATCT ATTTTGATCAACATGGCATCAGGCCACGTCAGCATGAGATATGGTTTCCAGATAAACTTCCTTGTTACCATTAGGCATAGCTATG CTTGTGCGACCGCTGCTCAAGCTATTTGTGATGCTACACGGATGATTCTATTTGGAGATGCCGATGTGATGGTGGCTGGTGGAACAGAGTCCACTATCGATGCTTTGTCTATAGGTGGATTTTCTAG GTTAAGGCCATTTGTCTAA